CTGCCGCGGTCGTTCACACAAGATTTGGGAGTCTTTCAAGCCGGACTGAGCAAATTCACGGCCGCTGGCGGTCAGTTGGCTCTGCGCAACAACTCGACCTACAACGACAACAACAACTCCGGACAGCCATTCGGCCAGGCCTTCACGAGCGCCTGGGATAACAACGTCGAAGCGGAATTCCGTCAGCCGTTATTGCAGGGCGCCGGCCTGGAAGTGAATCGCATCGCTGGACCAAACGCCTCGCCGGGCTTTTTCTTCGGCAACGGCGTGGTGCTCGCGCGATTAAACACGGACATCGCCGCCGATGACTTCGAAGCTCGCGTGATCGACCTGGTCAGCCAGGTCGAGGACGCCTACTGGGAGCTGGGTTTCGCTTACGCGACACTCGACGCCCGGCGCACGGCCCGCGACGGAGCGCTCGAATCATGGCGGCGCATCAAAGCGTTGATGGACGTCGGTCAACGCGGCGGCGAGTTGGAGAATGAATCCCAGGCCCGTGCTCAATACTATCAATTCGAATCGCAAGTTCAGGACGCCCTAAGCGGGCGCACGAATGGCAACGGCGTGTACTCGAACGAGCGACGTCTGCGCCGGCTGATGGGCATCTCGGCCAACGACGGCCGTTTGATTCGCCCGGTGCAGCGGCCCGTGCGGGCGAAGGTCGTGTTCGACTGGAACGACATTCTGCCGCAATCGATGATCTATCGCGTCGAATTGCACCGCCAGCGCGTGCAGATTCGCCGCCGCGAGATGGAAATTATCGCCGCGCGAAACTTCCTCCTGCCCCGTTTGGACGCGGTCGGCACTTACCGCTTCCTGGGGCTCGGCGACGACTACATGGGCAACGGTCCCCCAGGCACGGGAGACTTTGGCAGCGCGTGGGAGAATACGCTGGCCGGCGACTACCAGGAATGGCAACTCGGCGCCCAGTTGACGGTGCCGATCGGCTTCCGCCGAGCCTTGGCGAACATGCGGAACGCCCAGTTGAACCTGTCTCGCGAGCGGGCGATCCTCGCCGAGCAAGAGCAGCAGATTCAACACGAGCTGAGCAACGCCATCGGCGAATTGGATCGTGCCTTTGTGCTGACGCAAACAAATCTCGACCGCACGTTGGCCGCGCGGACGCAAGTTCAAGCCGTGACCGACGCCTTCGACGTGGGGCGCGTGACGTTCGATGTCGTGGTCCAAGCCCGGGCGTCGGAAGTCGACGCGGCGACTGCCTACTATCGCTCGGTGGTCGACTACATGCTGGCGATCAAAAACACGCATTTCCAAAAGGGCACGCTGTTGGAGTTCGACGGCGTCGCCTTGGGCGAAGGACCCTGGCCGCGCCGTGCCTACACGCAAGCACAACAATTGCGTAGCCATCCGCGGCAGATCAACTACGCCATGACGCGCCGTCGCGGCATCAACATGGGCGCCCTGCGACCGGCGGCTGTGCAAAACACCGTGCCTGCAAACAATACTTTGCCGGGCGAACGTCTGCCGACGGAAATGCTGCCCCAGGCGCGCATTCCGGCAGGCCGTCCCATGACGCCGAAGCACGATGTGCCGCCCGCATCGGCAAAGTTGCCAGGATTGCCGGTCTCATCGGGACATGCCGGGTAGAAGAGGCTCACGCATTGTTGCTGGGAACAACTAGATGAACCCATATTTGCGCAACAATTGAACCGTGGCGAGGACCGCCATCGCGAGGAAGAATGCGCCGGCCAGGAACATGGCGATGCGCATAAACCAACCCGGGCGAATCGCCTTGGGCAGCAGAATGGTGTTCACGCCGATCGTATGCCAGCAACTGAAGCCGAGGGCATAGTTGTAGAACAGCCCCGTGATTTCAATGAGCTGCTTGGGACTGGTGAAGGACAACATGAGGAAGCCGAACGCGACATAGCAGCAGAGCACCATGAAATAGAGACGCCCGATGTGCGCCGGATCCCAGCTTCGCAACCGCTTGCTGCCGGTCCAAAACACATCCACCCAACGCCGTAAGAACCCGTCGGCGGTGACGGGAATGGTTCCTGCGAGCACGAGAAACCCGCAGAACAACGTCAAGAACCAGAACAGCGGCCCCCAGGTGGAGCCGACTGCGTTGGCGACGCCATCGGCCGTCATGCCAGCGGCGTTCCAATCGTTCGCAGTCGTACCGCGCGGCAAAAACTGGACGCTCAACATACTGGGAAGCGCCAGCCCGACGAAGCAAGCGGGCCCCCAGACGATGAGTTGATCGCGCAAGATGTGTTTTTGCCACCGCCGCCAACGCGGGAGCGTCTGTTCGTTGACGTCAAACACCACTCCGGTGTGCGACAGTTCCAGCCGTCGATTGCCAAAGATGGTCGGGATGGCGCCCACGTGATGGCCCATGCCCCAGCCTTGATCACGCGTGTAGACGCTGACGGTCGTATTGGTCAAGCCTCCGGAACCCGCCACGGCGACCATGGCGCTCAGCCCGGCGATAATCGCCAAGTTGATCGTGGGGAATCCTCGTCCCTCCCACAGCGAGACGAAAACATTCTCCAGATTGTCGCCGTCGCGCCGACCGTCTTGATCTTGGTCGTTGAATTCGCCGGCGTCGGGCCGTCCGTTGCGATTTTTGTCGTCCCAGCTTTCGACACTGTCCAGTCGGCCGTCGCTATCCCAGTCCTCGCCCGGGTCCAGCACGCCGTTTCCGTTGAAATCCTCGCTGCGCTCAATCGGCACATTGCCGAACTTCACGAAGCCGGAACAGATCTCCTTCCAAGTCGCCGCCTTGGAATACATGAACGCCAGGAACAGCAGAAAACCTACGACGGTGACGAGTTTGAAGGTCATCACCGCTTTGACGGAATTGTAAACCTTGCCGCCGAAGATCAGCGGCAACATGCCGAGTAGGAAGATCACGTAACTCAACCCGCGCATCAGCCAGAAGTCGCCGGAGATGTGATCCGGGTCAGGCACCCGGTCGAGGATCATCATCGCCACCGGAGTGGCGGCGTTCGACGCCAAGTACGGAAACACCGCGCCGAAATCGAGCACCAGATACAAGCAAAGCCAGAACATCGGCCCCGGCAACAATCGGAACTTGCCGGTGAAGATCGGCTCGCCCGAGTAGAGCGTGTAGCGGCTAATCTCCAGGTTGTAAAATACCTGGCCGACGATGCTCAGCGTGGCGAGCCACAGCAATCCGCCGCCATAGCGCGCCGTTACGACAGGACCTTGCAGCCACTCGCCGCCGCCGATCGCCGCGGCCCCCATCACCAACCCCGGCCCGATCAGCGCCGTCCAATTGCGCCAGGTAAACGACGGCGCATCGATCAACTCCGCGGCGTCCCACCGCGGCATCTGGGGCGAGCCCGGATGCGGGGGCGTAAACGTCGAGGAATTCTCGGGCGGTGAAGACGGAGCAGCAGTCACGGAACCTCCCGAAGCGATCGGTTCGAGGGGTGGCGGGGCGCGGTCGAGACGTGGAGCCTAACAGCTTGGCAACAATCTGCCCCAGTTGCAAGCGTGTTGTTGCGACTCGACGACTTGGGTCGGCCACTTCACTCGGGACCAATTCGCCGCCGCGCCGATAAGCCCAGGGAAGGCCCTCCAAGTCGAATTTGTCATCCACGACATCGGAGGCCTTCCCTGGGCTTGGGAGCGCACCATCGCATTCGTTCCGAGCAGCGTTGCGACAGGCGTTACGTGTTGATCTTGATCGACAGCTCCTTGAGCTGCCGCGCATCGACCTGCCCCGGGGCTTCGGTCATCAAGTCCGCCGCCTTTTGCGTCTTCGGGAAAGCGATGCAATCGCGGATGTTCTCCAACCCGGTGAACAGCATCACGCAACGGTCAATACCGAGCGCAATCCCGCCGTGCGGCGGAGCGCCGAATTGCAGGGCGTCAAGCAAGAAGCCGAACCGGTCGCGCGCGGTTTCGCGCGACAGCCCCAGCAGATCGAAGACCTGTTGCTGCACGCCCTGATCGTGAATTCGAATCGTACCGCCGCCCGCCTCGCAACCGTTGCACACCAGGTCGTAGGCCTGCGCGCGGCACTTACCCGGGTCGCTCTCGAGCATCTCCAGATCCTGCGGCCGGGGCGCGGTGAACGGATGATGCATCGCCGCCCAGCAATTCTCCTCCGCATCGTGAGCGAACATTGGGAACTCGACGACCCAAGAGAAGTGCATCGCGTTGGGGGCGTACAACCCGAGTTCTTTGCCAAATCGCTTGCGCAGTCCATAGAGCGCTTTGCAGGTCGTTTCGAAGGTGTCCGCGACAAAGCAGAGGAAATCGCCCGGCGCAGCGCCCAGCTTATCGCCAATCCGCTTCAATAAGTCCGGCTGAAAGTTCTTCGCGGTCGGCGAGGCGAGCGTGCCGTCGGCCTCGACTTTGAACCAGACCAATCCGCCGGCGCCGTGATCTTGCATCACGAACGCAGTGAGCTCATCGATGCCCTTGCGCGAATACTTTTCGGCGGCGCCCTTCGCGTTCAGCCCGCGGACGCGTTTGCCGCTGGCGGCTGCTTCTTTGAACACGCGAAAATCAGCTTCCTTGGCCAATTCGGTCACGTCGACCAATTCCATGGCGAAACGCAGGTCTGGCGCGTCGTGCCCGTAGCGCTCCATCGCGTCGTCATACGTCATCCGCGCTAGAGGCAGCTTGACGTCCAATCGCAAGATATCCTTCGCCAGCTTGGCGACCAGTCCGTCGATGATGCCGATCACGTCGTCCGAGTCAACGAACGCCATCTCGACGTCGAGTTGCGTGAACTCCGGTTGCCGGTCGGCCCGTAAATCCTCGTCGCGGAAGCACCGGGCGACCTGCACATAGCGGTCGTAGCCGGCGATCATCAGGATTTGTTTGTACAACTGTGGCGACTGCGGCAGGGCGTAGAACTTGCCCGGGTGGACCCGGCTGGGGACCAGGTAATCCCGCGCCCCTTCCGGCGTGCTGCGGCCCAGCATCGGCGTTTCGACTTCGATGAAGCGATGCTCATCGAAGTAGTCCCGCATCGCCTTGATCATCCGATGCCGCAGGACAATCGTCCGCTGCATGTCCGGACGGCGCAGGTCGAGGTACCGGTACTTGAGCCGCAGGTCCTCGCCGGGCAGATCCATCGTCCCCGGCTGGAAGGGCGGCACCAGGCTCTTGTTCAAAATCTCCAGTTTTCGGCAGCGCAGTTCGATTTCGCCGGTGTCCAGCTTCGGATTGGTCGTTCCCTCGGGCCGCTTGGCGACCTTTCCGGTGACGGCCAGCACGAATTCCGTGCGGAGTTGCCGCGCCTCGGCGAGCAGTTCCGCCCCGCCATCGGGGGTGAAAACCACTTGCGCCTTGCCATACCGGTCGCGCAGGTCGACGAACAGGCTGCCGCCGTGGTCGCGGTAGCTATCGACCCACCCGCAAAGGGTCACTTCCTGACCAACATGCGCGGCCCGCAGTTCGCCGCAAGTCTGAGTACGAAGCAAGTTGCAACCCCTTTGCCAAACATGAGTTCCGGCTGGCCATGCCACTCGGACCACTACACTAGCCCGACGCGCCAGCGAGGGAGAGAGGACGTCGTAGCTGAGTACGGCCGGCACTCAGCTCCCACGTCAACTCCCCCTCGCTGGCGCGTCGGGCTAGTGTACCGGCTCGAATGGCTCGCAGAACACTAGATCGAACAGAACCGCCCCCAGGTTCGCCCCGGGACGGAAAGTTTGGCATTGTAAGAGCGAAACGCCGGGGGGTCGAGAAGGGGCCGTGTCTCGATTGCGAACTAACGAAAGTAAAGTCCGACGAGAAAGCCCATTGTCGTCACCGAGACGACGAACCCGACAAAGAACAGAGCCATGCCCACGGACCGGCAACAAACTCGACAATACTGGACCGTGACTTCCTGTTTCAACCGTTCCATCGCAGATCGCGGTGGGAGAATTATCCCAAACGCTAGGTAAAAAACGCGAAGCCATTTAGGAACATTCGTCAATTCGCTCACCGAAAAGCGCCCCTGACACCTTGGACAAACGGCGCTCGCCCGTTTTGTACCGCCATCATTTTGCGGTTCGAACGAGGTAAGTGTCGACTGATAAGGGTTCTCGTCCATCCAGCCATCATAAGCGACGTCCGACATCCAGTCCGCCCCCCGATCTCCCGATTGACAAACGGGCGTAACTCCCGTACCAATTTGATCTTGGATTGTTTTTTGTCGCCCGCCCCCACGAGTCGAATCGTCCATGAAGGTTAGCCTGGAAGCTGCTCCGACTGAGTTGAAAGCCTTTCCGCCAGCGGAGGAGCTCCCCTGCTGGAACACGCCCGCCGGGCTGGTCGTGGACCCCGTGGCGGAAGACGACGACTCTGAGGATGATGACGAGGAAGAAGAGGATGACGACGACGCGGAGATCGAGATCGTCACGACGCCCGAAGTCGACGATGAAGAGTTCGACGAAGACGACTTCGACGACGATTTTGATGACGACTTCGAGCAGGACCTCGACGAAAACGAGTTCATGGACTTCGACGAGGACGAACACCTGATCGACGGAAAAGACGACAATGACAAGAAAGCCGACTTCAGCGGCGACGTTGAACCGTAGGATTTAGGCCCGCTAAACACGCGAAACACACGAAAGAGTTGGTGGGAGAGTAGTTCACGGAAGACGCGGAAGAACACGGAAAAGAGGTAGTAGGGAGTTGGGTAGCAAAGTGTTCCCGCTCCACCTTCCGTGTCATTCCGCGTATTCCGTGAACCAAAACTTTCGCCTCCCCTTTTCGCGTCCTTTCGCGTATTTCGCGGTTACCTACCAGTAGTACCCCGGAGCAGAGCCAACCATGTCGGATGACAGCAAGTTTTCAGCGGACTTCGACGAGGATTCGAGCGGCACGGCTTTGCGCGATCGCGCGCCGTCGAACCAGCTTGATTTCGACATCCGCTTTTACGACGCCATCCTGGAACGCTCCCCGAATTACCTTGACGTCCTCCGTTGCCAAGGCGGCCTGTTGGCTCGCAAGGGTCTGCACGAGCGCTCCCTGGAAGTCGACCGCCGGCTGGTGCGACTCGCCCCGGACGACGAAGTCGCCCATTACAACCTGGCTTGCAACCTGGCCCTCGCCGGCCTGGCCCGCGACGGCCTGCAACAACTCCGCCGCGCCCTGGAACTCGGCTACCGCGACTTCCGTTACCTGACCATGGACGGCGACCTCGACGCCCTCCGTGACACGACGGAGTATCAGGAGTTGGCCCGGAAGTATGGGTTCGACGGTTGATCGCAGCGGCCAAGTGATGAGTGCGGAGTGATGAGTGATGAGTGATGAGTTTTGGCACTGAGCCCAGAACTCGATCGCCAATTCATTCCCCTTGGCTCCCCCTAGAACAATCGTGACGAGTCCACTCATCACTCATCACTCATCACTCATCACTCATCACTCCCCCATGTTCCCCTCCGATTCCGGCAGCGTTAAGTTTCCGGAGCTTGAAGCCCGGGTCGCCAAATTCTGGAAGGAACAGGGGATCTATCAGAAATCGCTCGTCCAGCGGGCCGGCGCTGAGCGGTTCGTGTTCTTCGAGGGGCCGCCGACCGCCAACGGCATGCCGCATCCCGGGCATTGCCTGACGCGGGCGATCAAGGACCTCTTCCCGCGCTACCAAACGATGCGCGGCAAACTCTGCGAGCGCAAAGCCGGTTGGGACACGCACGGGCTGCCGGTCGAAGTGGAAGTCTGCAAAGAGCTGGGCATCCACTCCAAGGAAGAGATCGAAGCGTACGGCATCGAGCCGTTCATCCACAAGTGCCAGCAAAGCGTCTGGCGCTACATGCAGGAATGGGAACGCCTCACCAAACGCCTCGGCTTCTGGGTCAACCTCGACGAAGCCTACGTCACCTACCACCAGAGCTACATCGAAAGCGTCTGGTGGTCGCTGAAAAAACTGTTCGACGACGGGCTGCTATATCAAGGTTACAAGATCGTCTGGTGGTGGGCCCAAGGCGGCACGGCCCTCTCGGCCGGAGAAGTGGGGCAGGGATATCGCGAAGTCGCGGACCCGAGCGTGTACGTGCGGTTTCCGTTGCTCAACGAGGACGGAACTCTGTCCGACACAGATCTGCTCGTGTGGACGACTACGCCTTGGACCTTGCCGAGCAATCAATTTGCGGCGGTGAATCCGGCACTGGAATATGCTGTCGTCGACGTGGAAGGACAGGAGCGAAAGTTTGTCGTCGCCGTTGAACGAATGGCAGACGTTGTTGCAAAAGTATCAAAGCCGGAAGGAGTGACGCCTTTCGCACCTCGCGCCTCAATTAAAGGGAGCGATCTCGTCGGCAGACGCTATATTCCACCGTTCGACTACTACCACAAGTCGCAAAGCGCAAAGCAAGGCGTTCTCAAGTCCGGAAAAAAAGAAGTACTCGCCTGGCGTGTCGTCGCCGCCGACTTCGTGACGACCGATTCCGGTACCGGCGTCGTGCATCAAGCGCCGGCGTTTGGCGAAGTAGACTTCGACGTCCTGATCGCCGAGCAAGCGCGCTTCGAGCCAGGCGATGGACCGGAGCTTATCTGCGCCGTCGCACCCGACGGCAAATTCACTGACGAAGCGCCCGATTACGCCGGCCGCTGGGTGAAGGACTGCGATAAGGACATCTCGCGCGAACTAAAGCGCCGCGGGCTGCTGTTGCACCAGGAGCAATACCTTCACGAGTACCCGTTCTGCTGGCGGGCCGAGGAAGACCCGCTCATTCAGTACCCGCGTCGCAGTTGGTTCATTCGCACGAGCCAGTTCAAAGATGCGATGCTGGCGAATAACGCCCAGATCAACTGGTTGCCGGAACATATTCGCGACGGTCGCTTCGGCAATTTCTTGGAAACGAACGTAGATTGGGCGCTCTCGCGCGAACGCTATTGGGGCACCCCGCTGCCAATTTGGCGCTGCGAAGCCACTATGCGACCGGAAGCTATTAGCAGCTATGATGAGTTGCTTGCGAAGCCTGGCGTTCGCGGAATGGATCGATGGGAAGCAGCCAAGCGCGAGTTTCCAAATCTTCCCGAAGACCTTAAGGTTCACAAACCTTACATCGACGCGATCACGTACGAATCGCCGCATCATCCGGGAGCGCGGATGCGACGAGTTCCCGACGTCATCGATTGCTGGTACGACTCCGGCGCGATGCCGTTTGCGCAGTGGGGCTATCCGCACCAAGGCCAGCAGCAGTTCCAACAACAGTTCCCGGCCGATTTCATCAGCGAGGCCCTCGACCAAACCCGCGGCTGGTTTTACAGCCAGTTGGCGATCAGCACGCTGTTGTTCGGCGACTCAGGCGCGAAAAATGATGTGGGTGCCAATGGCGGCTCGTCCGCCAGTGTTGGAGTCGACGTCGCCCATCGCACTGGCGGACAAGCCGCCAGTGGCACACAACCTGTCAGTGGCGCGCTCACGCCGACGTTTGAGTATCCCCACCCCTACAGAAACTGCATCGTCCTCGGCCTGATGCTCGGCGAGGACGGCAAGAAGATGTCGAAGAGTAAGCGGAATTACCGCGAGCCGAACGAGATCTTCGACAAGTACGGGGCCGACGCGTTGCGCTGGTACTTCTTCGCCAACCAGCCGCCGTGGACGCAGATTCGTTACAGCGAACAAGCGATCAAGGACAGCATCCCGGAGTTCCTGCTGCGGCTTTGGAACTGCTACAGTTTCTTTGCGATCTACGCCAACATCGACCAGTTCGATCCCGCGACGGCGCTGGCCGGAGACGTCGGTCAGCTGACGAGCGACGTCTTGGCGAAGGCGAAAGGCTACCGAAAACTTGCCGAGCGCGGCGAGCTCGATCGCTGGATCATGGGCGAATTGCATCGCACGGCAGCGCAAGTCGTCGAGCGAATGGACGCCTACGACAACTACGGCGCGTGCGGCGTGATCACCGAGTTCGTCGACGCGCTCAGCAATTGGTACGTCCGCCGCAGCCGGGATCGCTTCTGGAGCGGCGAGCACACGCCCGACAAGCTCGACGCGTATTGGACGCTGTATGAATGCCTGGTGACGACGACCAAGCTGATCGCCCCATTTACGCCGTTCCTGGCGGAAGGGTTGTGGCAGAACCTCGTCGTCTCCACGTTCGGCGACCGCGCAATCGAAAGCGTCCACCTCGCCGATTATCCGACCGGCAATGCGTCGGCGCACGACGCGGTGCTGTCGGAACGCATGAAGCTGGTCCGCGAAATCGTCTCCCTCGGCCGCAACGCGCGGATGGCGTCCAAACTCAAGGTCCGCCAACCGCTCGGTAAAGTGGAAGTGATCCTCGCCGACCGCACCCATCAGGCTTGGTTGGAAGCACACGGCGCGCTGGTCTGTGATGAGTTGAACGTCAAGGCCGTCGACTACGCGCCTAATGCCGATCAATACATTTCCTACACCGTGCTGCCGGACTTGAAACGCCTCGGCCCGAAGCTCGGCAAGCGACTGCCGGCGCTGAAGTCAGCTTTGGCCGCAGCCGATCCCAACGCGCTCTTGAAGCAACTCGAAACGAACGGCGTAGCGACGATCGCACTCGCGGACGGCGAAGTCTCGCTCGATCGCGAGGAGTTGCAAGTCCGCCTGCAAGCCAAAGAAGGTTGGGCCGCCGCACAAGGCGCGCTCGCCGTCGTCGTGTTGTCCACGGAACTGACGCCGGCGCTCTTGGCGGAAGGCCTCGCCCGGGAATTCGTCCACGCGGTTCAAGGCCAACGCAAAGACGTGAGTTGCGAATACACCGACCGCATCGAAATCGGCGTCGGCGGCGCGATCGACGA
This Planctomycetia bacterium DNA region includes the following protein-coding sequences:
- a CDS encoding TolC family protein, whose translation is LPRSFTQDLGVFQAGLSKFTAAGGQLALRNNSTYNDNNNSGQPFGQAFTSAWDNNVEAEFRQPLLQGAGLEVNRIAGPNASPGFFFGNGVVLARLNTDIAADDFEARVIDLVSQVEDAYWELGFAYATLDARRTARDGALESWRRIKALMDVGQRGGELENESQARAQYYQFESQVQDALSGRTNGNGVYSNERRLRRLMGISANDGRLIRPVQRPVRAKVVFDWNDILPQSMIYRVELHRQRVQIRRREMEIIAARNFLLPRLDAVGTYRFLGLGDDYMGNGPPGTGDFGSAWENTLAGDYQEWQLGAQLTVPIGFRRALANMRNAQLNLSRERAILAEQEQQIQHELSNAIGELDRAFVLTQTNLDRTLAARTQVQAVTDAFDVGRVTFDVVVQARASEVDAATAYYRSVVDYMLAIKNTHFQKGTLLEFDGVALGEGPWPRRAYTQAQQLRSHPRQINYAMTRRRGINMGALRPAAVQNTVPANNTLPGERLPTEMLPQARIPAGRPMTPKHDVPPASAKLPGLPVSSGHAG
- a CDS encoding Nramp family divalent metal transporter, giving the protein MTAAPSSPPENSSTFTPPHPGSPQMPRWDAAELIDAPSFTWRNWTALIGPGLVMGAAAIGGGEWLQGPVVTARYGGGLLWLATLSIVGQVFYNLEISRYTLYSGEPIFTGKFRLLPGPMFWLCLYLVLDFGAVFPYLASNAATPVAMMILDRVPDPDHISGDFWLMRGLSYVIFLLGMLPLIFGGKVYNSVKAVMTFKLVTVVGFLLFLAFMYSKAATWKEICSGFVKFGNVPIERSEDFNGNGVLDPGEDWDSDGRLDSVESWDDKNRNGRPDAGEFNDQDQDGRRDGDNLENVFVSLWEGRGFPTINLAIIAGLSAMVAVAGSGGLTNTTVSVYTRDQGWGMGHHVGAIPTIFGNRRLELSHTGVVFDVNEQTLPRWRRWQKHILRDQLIVWGPACFVGLALPSMLSVQFLPRGTTANDWNAAGMTADGVANAVGSTWGPLFWFLTLFCGFLVLAGTIPVTADGFLRRWVDVFWTGSKRLRSWDPAHIGRLYFMVLCCYVAFGFLMLSFTSPKQLIEITGLFYNYALGFSCWHTIGVNTILLPKAIRPGWFMRIAMFLAGAFFLAMAVLATVQLLRKYGFI
- the aspS gene encoding aspartate--tRNA ligase, with protein sequence MLRTQTCGELRAAHVGQEVTLCGWVDSYRDHGGSLFVDLRDRYGKAQVVFTPDGGAELLAEARQLRTEFVLAVTGKVAKRPEGTTNPKLDTGEIELRCRKLEILNKSLVPPFQPGTMDLPGEDLRLKYRYLDLRRPDMQRTIVLRHRMIKAMRDYFDEHRFIEVETPMLGRSTPEGARDYLVPSRVHPGKFYALPQSPQLYKQILMIAGYDRYVQVARCFRDEDLRADRQPEFTQLDVEMAFVDSDDVIGIIDGLVAKLAKDILRLDVKLPLARMTYDDAMERYGHDAPDLRFAMELVDVTELAKEADFRVFKEAAASGKRVRGLNAKGAAEKYSRKGIDELTAFVMQDHGAGGLVWFKVEADGTLASPTAKNFQPDLLKRIGDKLGAAPGDFLCFVADTFETTCKALYGLRKRFGKELGLYAPNAMHFSWVVEFPMFAHDAEENCWAAMHHPFTAPRPQDLEMLESDPGKCRAQAYDLVCNGCEAGGGTIRIHDQGVQQQVFDLLGLSRETARDRFGFLLDALQFGAPPHGGIALGIDRCVMLFTGLENIRDCIAFPKTQKAADLMTEAPGQVDARQLKELSIKINT
- the ileS gene encoding isoleucine--tRNA ligase, which produces MFPSDSGSVKFPELEARVAKFWKEQGIYQKSLVQRAGAERFVFFEGPPTANGMPHPGHCLTRAIKDLFPRYQTMRGKLCERKAGWDTHGLPVEVEVCKELGIHSKEEIEAYGIEPFIHKCQQSVWRYMQEWERLTKRLGFWVNLDEAYVTYHQSYIESVWWSLKKLFDDGLLYQGYKIVWWWAQGGTALSAGEVGQGYREVADPSVYVRFPLLNEDGTLSDTDLLVWTTTPWTLPSNQFAAVNPALEYAVVDVEGQERKFVVAVERMADVVAKVSKPEGVTPFAPRASIKGSDLVGRRYIPPFDYYHKSQSAKQGVLKSGKKEVLAWRVVAADFVTTDSGTGVVHQAPAFGEVDFDVLIAEQARFEPGDGPELICAVAPDGKFTDEAPDYAGRWVKDCDKDISRELKRRGLLLHQEQYLHEYPFCWRAEEDPLIQYPRRSWFIRTSQFKDAMLANNAQINWLPEHIRDGRFGNFLETNVDWALSRERYWGTPLPIWRCEATMRPEAISSYDELLAKPGVRGMDRWEAAKREFPNLPEDLKVHKPYIDAITYESPHHPGARMRRVPDVIDCWYDSGAMPFAQWGYPHQGQQQFQQQFPADFISEALDQTRGWFYSQLAISTLLFGDSGAKNDVGANGGSSASVGVDVAHRTGGQAASGTQPVSGALTPTFEYPHPYRNCIVLGLMLGEDGKKMSKSKRNYREPNEIFDKYGADALRWYFFANQPPWTQIRYSEQAIKDSIPEFLLRLWNCYSFFAIYANIDQFDPATALAGDVGQLTSDVLAKAKGYRKLAERGELDRWIMGELHRTAAQVVERMDAYDNYGACGVITEFVDALSNWYVRRSRDRFWSGEHTPDKLDAYWTLYECLVTTTKLIAPFTPFLAEGLWQNLVVSTFGDRAIESVHLADYPTGNASAHDAVLSERMKLVREIVSLGRNARMASKLKVRQPLGKVEVILADRTHQAWLEAHGALVCDELNVKAVDYAPNADQYISYTVLPDLKRLGPKLGKRLPALKSALAAADPNALLKQLETNGVATIALADGEVSLDREELQVRLQAKEGWAAAQGALAVVVLSTELTPALLAEGLAREFVHAVQGQRKDVSCEYTDRIEIGVGGAIDELRAALQASEAYILGETLGTTLSFAPIPGVDSIEVKIGDVTIQLYVKRLQ